From Mytilus galloprovincialis chromosome 9, xbMytGall1.hap1.1, whole genome shotgun sequence, the proteins below share one genomic window:
- the LOC143046031 gene encoding THUMP domain-containing protein 1-like, whose product MSDKQGRGKKRPKSYYLKCAHKKVSHGNNLDTDMRGFLVTCNGNEKQAVREMYNLLNEYADKLYGPEENTNAADQNNSDNSDSEDEDLEAAMKKEVDAIKQVRTKERRFQNTNTKSRNTIFIKTILDDPSTLAHTILSDICTNGVQKSRYAIRMLPIAEICKARLDDMEACGKSLFKKYFETPFGTGLSYTTVFTRRNNNEISRETVIPKLGHIIKDFNPLHRVNHVTPDYVILVEIIGKLCCLSVVKDFFKFKKYNLIEASKIKAIAAAEKDNKSNTGGENVEVSDASETVKDEGPDVCIPTETGSTPKETAALETNDTLNLENPELQDCNAEVAKQEENRGINQSRKRKGESLSRESTVVMDNVSKGDYPDLLKTHTVVMKDLERSETVVMASLPKSETIIMESMTESVMDALSKGESVMDMGASSESVMEVLTTKESVMDSF is encoded by the exons TGGAAACAACTTGGACACAGACATGAGAGGATTCCTTGTCACTTGTAATGGTAACGAGAAACAAGCTGTTAGAGAAATGTACAACTTGTTAAATGAATATGCTGATAAGTTATATGGACCAGAAGAG AACACAAATGCTGCTGATCAAAACAATAGTGACAACAGTGATAGTGAAGATGAGGACTTAGAAGCAGCCATGAAGAAAGAAGTAGATGCCATTAAACAAGTCAGAACAAAAGAAAGACGATTTCAGAATACTAACACTAAGTCCAGAAATACTATTTTCATCAAAACTATTTTAGACGATCCAAGCACACTAGCACATACAATTTTGTCTGACATTTGTACAAATGGTGTACAGAAATCTAGATATGCAATCAGGATGCTTCCTATTGCTGAGATATGTAAAGCTCGTTTAGATGATATGGAGGCTTGTGggaaaagtttatttaaaaagtattttgaaaCTCCTTTTGGGACAGGATTAAGTTACACTACTGTTTTTACCAGACGAAATAATAATGAAATCTCTAGGGAAACAGTTATTCCAAAGTTAGGACATATAATTAAGGACTTTAATCCCCTCCACAGAGTTAATCATGTAACCCCAGATTATGTAATTCTGGTTGAAATTATAGGCAAATTATGTTGTTTGAGTGTCGTGAAAGATTtctttaagtttaaaaaatacaatttgattGAAGCTAGTAAAATCAAAGCTATTGCTGCTGCCGAAAAAGACAACAAATCAAACACAGGAGGTGAAAATGTAGAAGTATCTGATGCTTCAGAAACAGTTAAGGATGAAGGTCCGGATGTTTGTATACCCACAGAGACTGGTTCTACTCCCAAAGAAACAGCAGCACTTGAAACAAACGATACACTTAACCTTGAAAACCCTGAACTACAAGATTGCAATGCTGAAGTAGCAAAACAAGAGGAAAATAGGGGCATAAATCAGTCAAGAAAAAGGAAAGGAGAAAGTTTGTCAAGGGAGAGTACTGTAGTCATGGATAATGTAAGTAAGGGAGATTACCCTGATTTATTGAAAACCCATACTGTAGTTATGAAAGATTTGGAAAGAAGTGAAACAGTTGTAATGGCGTCTTTACCAAAGTCAGAAACTATAATTATGGAAAGCATGACAGAGAGTGTAATGGATGCATTGTCTAAAGGTGAAAGCGTTATGGACATGGGGGCAAGCAGTGAAAGTGTGATGGAAGTTTTAACTACAAAAGAAAGTGTAATGGACAGTTTTTAG